The Papaver somniferum cultivar HN1 chromosome 6, ASM357369v1, whole genome shotgun sequence genome segment agctaacttggtatggcgacctcttgacacaattttcGCCTCtttaaagctgtggcaggtttagagtaaCCTggttggtcaatgaaagtagggggccaGCCAAGCACGGGCGTGGATACCCTTTTGGCGCGCGTGGTAGGTTTaatgtgacctgattggtcgatagagaATAGGGCTGACaaatatgggcccaaccacaaatCATTGGGGGTGTGGCAACTTTAAAGCGAACTGATTGGTCGGCAAAGGAAtaagggccggttgggtagcatggggggTGGCCAAGTGGCGTCGGCTAGCCTATGGCATGACCACGCTTCCCTCGTTattgctcctactccgcggctctgtttattcttgggaattttgataaagtgaccCAGTTTTGAATTAGGGTAAAAAAAGTGCCCCCGtttttttgcacttttctaaACTGTCCCGTTTTTTTCAAATAACGCTTTCCATCCCGTTAAATGCAAGGTGACAGTTATCTCACCTGTTAAAAAGTcatatttacccctgaactatgtcgtgaactatgaaccctaaccatgaaccctgaactatatcgtgaaccatgaaccctgaaccatgaacaacgaagcctgaactatgaaccctaaacccctaaccctaaaccctaaactATATCGTAAACCTTGAACCCAGAACCATGAACCCTGAACCttaaacccctaaccctgaatCCCGAATCCTAAATCCATGAACCGAACTCGACAAACCTGAAAAAATGAAGTAGAAGATAAACGtgacaagtaaagggtaaataagtaaaaaattGGATGGAAAACTAAATTAGATGGAAAAGTTAACAGTGGGGGcagttttgaaaagttgaaaaaaacgggGGCAATTTATTAAACCGAAATTGAGAGTGGGGCAGTTTATCAATATTCCCTTTATTCTTTGCTTTTTGACTGAGTATTCCATGCAAGGACTTTaatcttgatacttggaaatttgcgttactctgctgcgagtgaacacaaatccgtcatgccataccaatattaagagtTCTGCTGGGGAACTGAACACGGGAAAAGTACTCAGGGGTCTTACATTAGAGAATAATATAAGCAAGGTGTTGAGAATTAGAGAGTATCTGGGATGATTGccacatgcgccagtctggataaatttcctgtaaatatattgaacggctcaataaacgtGCCAGAAgataggttgacactcatgggtctgtttcctcacagagtgacggcacatcagatgcaaggttttacaaatttagccctgagctaaaaaccaccatcaacctcactgaaaaaaaatttcatcatttGAAATGGGTTTTAGGAGTTGGGAATTATATGTATTAGATATAATCGAAGGTataagagaagaagaataaaaatgtgAACATTGACGAGGATTCGAATAAAGGTTCTGAAAGTGATCTTGAGCTAAATTTTTAATCTCTGCAGTGTCATAAATCGATTGACTAGAGTTATTCTTGAGGGCATGAATTTTGTTTCATTGTCTTCTGACAAGCGTAGATAGATGAAAGAATCTAATATTCAATTCTTGATCTTCATTATGAGTCAAGCTCCCCTTCATTGTCCCTTCCATTGTAGATTGCGCTCAACTTGTGTGTCGTTATAATATACTTACTCCTCTTTGCGAATAGAAAAGATAATTAACTATGAACACTAAAAACAACCGACGTACAATGATTCGAAATTTGTccaacaccaaaaattttgtctatcaaaaaataaaataaaatcacacaAAAATAATAGGAAAAAATGGATGATGGAACCATTCTCCTTATTAGAAAATGATTCTTTATTCACTTACACTCAGATGAAAGAGTTAGCAAGTATCTCGCCATAGGAAATGCATGCACGGCTGCTAATAGGGGTATTAGTTTACTGAGAAGGGTACCAAATCCTATATAAGATGAAACactattttgtttattttatatttGATTTGATATGATATCCTCCCCAGTAAAGTAAACTTGTATCCTTATCGGCAATGTTCCACGAATGTACGACACTAGAAATAACCTGTGCCGTGACGGCACGACATGAGGTTAACAGAGAGGTCTAATAAATATCTAGAGATAGCTCGTGTCGTAACTGCACTGTTTTAATATGATATCTGActggtgtaatttttttttttttccggattTTAAATCGTGTTTCTTTGCAAgatagttttctattttgttttaaacgaaaataatgtctataagtacattgtaaaattattcatatacATTACTCAACGAACACAAAATCATTTAAGTAATAGTGTGTATGTATATCTCACTTATGAGTTAtgaataaaataaacaaataaatctcatttcccattagattcatcataccaccactaaatccaattaatgcatgtatgatatattatgatttcatttaatgtttctttgaatatcttgGGTTAAGAGGTGAtgcaataattaaagattaataaattttgattcataatgagaaggttacagaaacgacgaccgtcggatgtcttttgctgagatgagactgggatggtcggatacaacgtttatctctcaaaatgttatccgaccatCCAAGCTCAAAAAaccattctgttttgtattatattaGGActtgacccgtgccgtaacggcacgggcatGCATTATGATTCTGTAATGCATGAATTGTGTTTGTTTGCTGTAAGAATGTCCCATCTTTGTGTCTCATTTGTAATTTCATCAGGGTTTAAAACTCTATGTTCTGcatgttttcttatttttccaGCTTGGTATAGTGATTTTGGATGTAATTTCCATAAAATAATATATTCAGTTACAATATAAAAGATTACATCATCACAGTTtcttactgattttttttttttgcggaaATGAGTATCCCTGAATAAGTCTTCATCAGAGCAACAGAGCATAAGAAACGACTGTATTGGCAATCCTTGTTCTTGCTTCCCTGCCAACGGAATCTAGCACTGGGTCCTTGGGTTCTTTCCATAGCTCCCAAATTACTGCACTCGGAACCTTTGAACCAATAGTTCCGCCATTTTGGAAATTAATGTAGCTCCAGCCTTCCAACTGAGTTTGAACATCCCTCGGCAACACCCAGTTTAATGGCAAGGACTAAATGAAGAAATTCCAAACAATCGAAGCAAGCTGACAATGTATTTCACTTACGTAGGAATCATAGATTAAATATGCTGAAGCGTCGATAAAATGAACATGCTATAAAAGATACTTTAGGAAGCAACCACTTACTCCAAACCGATCTGTGTAAAGACTCCACTACCATTTCTCCAGCTTGATCCAGCACCATATTTTTATGCAACACACCAAGGCTAAAGTTACCTTCTACCTGGTCCACCTGATTAGTTTATCGACCTTATGTAGTAGTAAAATCTTATGAAGACAAAGTGAATGTAAAGAACGGAAGTTAAAATTACAACGGAAGATTAGTTTTCATTCTCAATCGCCCAACTGTTTGGTTTCACATGGTGATccttcccaaaaataaaataaaaatgattaacTTGGTGGAAATAAATGCCAACACTACTTTGGTGGTTGTAACAAGGATTCTCGACTGTCACTTTCGGCATACACACCACTGGATGCTATGGTTTTCAAGGATAGGTTTCACCCATCTTAAAATCCCAATCACACCGATACAAATGGTCCAGTGTCGATATAATTGCAAGACATTTGTGAACCATAAGTAGTTTAGGCGGAAACCTATTAGGAGTTGTTACTCATTTTTTATTCCAAGCTTTCGTAGTCGACGGAGGAAAACTTGTGTCTAGGAATTGAGTTCTAATATGGCTGCAGAGATAAGCTCCGTATTCCATTTGAAAAACATCAAGTAGTTTCCTGTTCGAATGCCTGAGCTTTGGATTCTCACTTGTGCAGTTGAATATTTCTGTTGGGTTGAGAATATGATTTGTTGGCCTGTAACTTTGGGAATGCcagtttcattcctaatgtagaAAATACCCGGCCAATAAGGAATGGTACATGAGAACGAATCACAATAGAGAACGAATCACAATAGAGAACAAAGCACAATAGACCAAAGAAGTGAAAAGCAGACATTCAAGAATACCTTATGAAGTTGACAGGGAGGAAAACCTTCTTGCAACGACGGAGATGTCAAATGCTAATGATTTTCATTTGAACTTTCTCAACACCATAACAACATATTTTTAATTCAACTCTCATCAAGATGTTACCTGGCTGAATGAAAAAAGAACAGAAATACAAAAAAATTTAACTCTTAAATTTAGAGGGGTGGAATATATTTTGTGGTAAAGATAAACTAAAAGTGCTCACAGAAATTCATGGATATAATGATGCAGCGATATAATGATGTGATAACAGCTCAAGCCTCAAAGAAATGTCACAGCAACGTGCAAACTCTTTCCCGCAAATTATATTTGAGAAACCATGCCTAAACCCTTTTCTTATCTCTCTCTGCTGATGATCACTGGATACTATGAGAATCACAGATTGTTCGTCTTTCAGAcattaaagaaataaatcaatCTGACAAAGTCTTTCTCCACATATCAATGTCAGTAGTATGCATCAATTTCCCCAGCATCTCTCTCAAAAAGTCAGTGGAAACAACAAATTCTCAATAAAAGGGGTCACTTAAGAAGGCacgaatatttgaagccaaagaAAAAGATGGAATATATGGTTGTGACGTACCAactaaaattaagattttacACTTCACAAAGAGCAAGAAATGGACAGTAGGAGCTACCGGTCACTTTACCGAGGATTATTAGATATGAATCTGATTGAACGAAAATTAGAATGGGTCTTCTTAAAGTGGGCATGCACTAAATTTTGAAGAGAACAGAACCCATCATTAGGGAGCTGATGAGAAAATAACGAAAACAAAACCCAACGAATTTGATGTGAAAGAGAATATAAAACTACATAGGGTACATGTTATGAAGGTGAGACGTAACTTGTGAAGCAGGGAAGGAGAAAACTGATGTCTGGTTAAACATAAGATGAGATGCACATCAGGAAGAAAGGGTCAAGACGATGAACCAAATCACAAATGATTACCACAATTTGTCAAGACTCAATCGAGTGCGATCAACAATGTTTTTTCCCTGAAATACACCCAAGAAGTCTTTCAGACCTTGTGGAAAGCAGGAATTTCATATATAATACCCAACAAACAAAATACTAAACCATGAAGGTACATTTTTAGCATGGAATTGGGATGGAACCAATGTATTTTCTGATAAAACTGGTTAATTAAATTGTAATGGGATATGGAAGGGATAAAGAGTGACTTACTATTTATCTATGTTTCCCTTATTCCCACTGAATCAACTGCTTCGGTTTCAACATCTTACATAAAAACACCAAAAGCTTATAAACACACTAATACTGCTTAGAACTCCAACAGAAACGCCGTAATACCGACCCGGAAATGAGAGCGCACACTGGTAATGTAAAAAACGAAACAACTAAATTTGATGGAAATCACGTGTTAAAAAGATGTAAATCGAAACTTACAAAGGGAACATGGTAGTCAGTCGTCAAAGTGATCCTGGATGGAGCTAAGAAACTTTGTTAGATTGCAAACATTCTGAAATTAAGAATGAGTTGGATTGCAATGTCTTTTCAAACACTTGTAATGTCTTTTCAAACATTCTGAAAGTGTTGGATTGCAACCGAATCATTAAGAACTCAGAAACAGGAGTATAGAAAATGACATGAGTTGAAGAACAAActactgaaattgaaattaaaagacATGCATGAATGACTTCAAGCTATAAAAGAAGTGAACCTAATTTGTGGCTGCTTCTATCACGAAAATATAAACTGCTAGTTAAACTCTTCATAAATCTCTGTGTCTCTCCATGATCTGTTGCTGTGAAAAATCTGCAACATAAGACAACCCCATGAAGACCAAGTTGGTTCTCAAGTTAACGACATCAAACTAACAAAAATCCAACAAATCAAACCAAATTTGGAGATTCAAACCTTTTGAGCTTTTTTATTTTATCCAGTGATTTTTGAGAGGTCGTTGAAATTCATTGGCCAAACAACGATTGCTGTGAAGATAAGACCAAAGTCGATAGAATGGAATTTGAATAGAAGCAGAGTTTTTGGTTCCACTAAACCATTAAGGATTGAAAATGGCTTCTTTATATCTGAAAGAGTAcgaaaaaaactcaaaaaaagaaaagaaaaagcgtTAACAAAATTTAGATTCTTAAACTAAAGTCTAAACCCACAATAATACTCTCATTTTCATAAGAAACCAAAGCTGAGTATACAAAGATACTATTACCTTCAACAATTTAACAGAAGATTTGTTTAGTGTAAACCCCATCGCTCCCCACAACTGCTTAATATACCTCCCTGACTTTTGATGTCCCCTAACAGATTCATACAAATaatgaatcaaaatcaaaataaaacacaaataataaATTAAATCTCTAAATTTCGGGGAATcagagaaccaattgatacaactCACTAAAATTTAACATGATACAGCTTATTAACCAATTGGGTTCCGTTAATATCAAATTTGCAGCACCGATTGATCTGAGAACTAATTTGAGTTTTGCACAAAACGAAGACTCAAAATCGCGGCGAACATTCCCATGAGTCCATGACTAACAGGaaggaagacgaagaactaactCGAGGGTAGGGTATGCTGGGTAGCGCGCTAGAAAACGACTCAAGGACCACGTTCACTCGTTCATCTACCAAAAGTAAGACACACGTGCGAGTTATGGGTGTGGTCTGGATAACCACGGCCATAGATTTATTCTTGTCAAGGACAAATCTGGACCACACTTACATAGACAAAGTTATCCAAACTGTGCCATGTATTTTAGATAAggttttttcttaaaatatttatttgataCACAACATAGAGGGGCGCTAAGCGTTTACACCAGGAACCAAAATCCAGTCCACATAAGTTACGACACTGTATCAAAATATATCTAAACTGTATATTTGACTTCGAAAAAAAATCTATTGAAGTATATTTTTTCacaaaatatatcaaaatatatCTTCTTCCTAGACAAATTTTGACTACTTTTCACCACTCTTTACTAACTCCCCCACAACCACCAAAccacttatataattgttagTAAATCTAAGCATTAgttaaatatatttatataattattaataaagtaatttatttattataatttttaATATGACATTTATTATgacataataaaatattaattgtaaaaaaataataagacattagtgataagaaaaataaattttgtcCGTTAGATGCATTTCTAATCCCAATCACAACCTTCACTTGTCAGAAACAACCATTAATAGTTTCTATTATATATATAGTTTTAGTAACAttaatattaataaaattatgtatttattagattaattaaggaGATTGAAAATTTAATAAATCATTTATCATCAGCAATTAATGAGAGGCCAATTAACAAAACACTAATAATaacatttaagttgaacaaaccatgaTCGTAGATTTATCCTTTCTCTAGATAAATCTTAACCACTCTTCACATATGTAAAGTTATCCAAATTATGCCCTGTATTCTAGAGATTTATTTGGCACCTTATCACCGATATGTAGTAGAAAAACAGGAATGTACGACATTTCTTTGGCACCTTATCACCAGTAAAAAAAGAGAGACACAAAAGTTGGCGTATAAGAGACCAAATTTCATTAACCAATAACAATTCTTTCCGACGCACATGACTTTTCGACCTCAAGAGAAAGACAAAAGTTGCCGTATAAGACATCAAATTTTATTAACCAATAATGCTTTTCGACCTCAAGTGATGATGAACTGCATCGGCAGATATCTGATAATCACACCATTATTTGATCATTTATGTATAGAAATTTTAATCATATTAGTCGTCGGCTGAAGGAAGATTAAGACCCAGCTGTTTGGCCATTACTTTCACCCTTTCGATGAGATTTTCTTCGTCGGTAACCAGTAGTGATCCTTTTATTTTCTTAACCTGCAACAAATATAATTAGGAATTAGATAAGAATAGATTAATGGATGATGCGATTTACAAAAAGGTTAGGTAACTAGTATAAACTAATGTTGATTCACTGTAAGTCAATTTGTCTACTTACTccgttttttttcttcgtttATCATGTGATTCTCTGAAGAGAATGTTTATTTATAAATATTGTAGTTATAAATAGAATGAATTGATTAGGTAAACTTTGCTAAACAATATATTCAATTTTTTTGTCGACAAATAATTTTTGGAAAAAGATCTATCATTCAGTTCATGATTCGATCTCCAAAATGCACGAAATACCAACTTACGCGTAAAAAGCTGGAAGACTGCATGTGATGTTGGTCATATTCAGATACGGAAACATTAATAAAATCAAACCCTTTCAGCATTTCTACGGATCTTTGAACTTGACTCATAGCTCCCAGTGCTTTGTTGTATACGATCTTCAGCATATATATCTCCTCGTCTACTTTCTCAGCTTCCATCTAATTATATTAATTAAGGAAAAATGAAACTCATGCAGATTCCTTCAACCATGTCAAAACAAGCACGTAATCTAAATCATTCTTTATTATATTTCCACGAATTACTATTTTACCTTAGTGATAGCAGGAAAAACTGCACTGTATGGTGTTGTTTTTGGTTCAAGTGCTGTCGACATTATTGGCTGGGGTTGACCTTCAACATCGGCATTGATCACGCTCTTCTCTAATACCACTCCTAGATGGTGACAAGGAGGATGGTCGATTTCCACATTTTCTGTGAGTGAATCGGGTGACATAGCAGCAGAGTCTATAATGGCATGCCCAGGATCTTCGGTAACTCCAGCTTCAATTTCCTTTTGTGTCTGGTTAAGTATATCTTGAAGATAAGCTAGAGCATCAACAAGGACAGATCTCTTATCCATCTGCATTTTCAAATTGTAATAACTCAATTCATTATCGAAAAATACCTTGGTAATACAAGGGACAAGGCCTCTCAAGGTGAATAACTGATTGTTCAATCTCTTCCTTCGGTTCCGTTCAGACATTAGATTCTTACTAATAACTGACGAGGATTGGTTGTCATCACGAATGTCCTCTTCATAATCGTCGTCCTCCCCAGCGTTAGTATCATCATTATTGATCTCTTTGACCGAAAAAATCGGCTTCGGGCGCTTTGAATGCAACTTCTTCTACTTCCCCGTGATTAACTAGTTGTACTTGTTTatctttctttctccttttcggaCGTTTGGCATTTGCTTCTCCTACATGTTTAAGTAACTTCGATCCACGTTCTTGTGGTTCTTGACGTCGATCTTGTACTTGTTGTTCAGGAGTACTGCTATGTGGATGATTATTTAATGGTTGATCGTCATTGACAATATCGATTGGTAGTACAATATCATTGATATGACAATTAATATCTGCTTGCTGTTGTAGAGGTTCTGTCAGTGTCGCGTCATGAATGTACTGATCAATAAGAAAGTTATCTTCTTGAAAGTAACCAGTGACATCTAATAATAGATTATCAGACCGGATATCATTGGATTGTTGATTATCAaacatcacttcttcaccaaACTGATGAGGATCAGGAAAACGTAGTTCCGAATACCAATCTGCTTCTAGGTCATGATCATCAATACCATTAATGAAACTGCTTATCGTCCCGGTAGGCATCATATGATCATCGTTACCCTCACCGGCCAAGATCTCTGATGCATTATCTGTCTGTACTTCCTCGATCATGCATCAAAAATCCTACCAAATCTTCAAATAGTTCTTCCATATTGTCACTTCAATtaccaaaagaagaaacaaatcgAAAAAGAAAAGCTTAGTACTATAAATAgtagtttttttcttttagtttctaCGGTTCGATGATCGACCTTATTTATAGAAAACAAATTACATCATGACCGAGCGTACAAAACAAAACTAAGATGCGGTAAGAATTGTGGCTGGGTCCCACAAATTCCCAAATTCTCGTGGTTCACGTTGTCGACAATAATCCAAGACGTGTCCAATCAATAGTGGCATTGTATGGTCACGCTAGTGAAGCGCAAAGATTGTGCGCTACAGCATAGCCAGCCAAGTCAGTGCTCAGCCAAGATGGCGCAACACTGCATAACTGTAAATCGCTAAGATGGCAAGACCCTACAGGTCCAATGAAGTGCAAAGATGGCACTAGACTGTAAACAtattggctaagtaatgaagctcaTTGGTCAGCACAgtgaagcttcattgaagaaaaggCAAGACAAGGCCAAATTGAcaaatgcaacatgcgatgttgacattaaggcatatccatggaattgagttggccaaactcaaggatgatgcaagagggAAGAATAGGCCAAAAGTTGgcctatgcattagttcaaggcttgCCAAATcttgaataatgcaaacaagctagtaacgCAAGAGTAGCATAGCTATTGTCGAGCAAAatggctaagtgaagcatatgacgcatgAATAACCAGAATTAGCTAAGGACATGACCGAGATGATTATAGCCCAATGTTGGCCGGGCATTGGCTTAGACCAAGAAGACTGCAGTGCCATGTTGGTCATGCAGTGGATCAAGACCAAGTTCATTAAAGCGCAACAGTTGTGCAAtatggctcaagtgacggttaggagttggttattggcttcAAAAGTGTGGCAAAGGTGTGAGACAAGATAGACCGTTTATAAAGCAAGTTTATAAGCGTGGGAGAGTGTTCATAACTTCTTGAGAACAAGTGTAGGACATTGGCTCGAGTTTAAAAAGAAACTGGCCAAGTTAGCACAGTTATTAGCAGTTATGGAACTGCTTTATGCCACAGATGGTTGTCCCATGCGTGGGTAGCTGTTGTGCACGTTTTTTTGCCAGTAAAGATGTTGTGTAAATAGTGCTAAGACATTGGAAAATCAGCAGGCTTACATATATAGGAGACTGTGAGATTCAAATTGAGAGAGTTTTGGTAAGGTTGAGGATTGGTTCAAGGggaacaagtctgtgtaagtccctaagAGGGCAATTTTTTGTAtatcttccctttgatgcaataagaTGGAATGATtatgtcatgttctaagtgttcttgaTTGGATAATTATTGTTGGTAAAGTATAGCATTGTTTGAATGCTTTATAGTAAGCATTTGAGAATCAGAGAGAAGTAGAACAAAGGCTAAAGACTTCCATTGTAAAATTGTGGAGTTGGctgtttgcattggtgcaaacttataaggctgaagtacGAGTGAGTGAACCTTGATTCATTGAACCACTGTGATGATGGGTTACACTTGCGCAGAATATTTGCAAGGTGCATTTGCAGGTGTGACAATTCAGGTATCGGAGCTTTGTTTAGTACACAGTTTAAGTGTATTTGTTGGATAACACGCTAATACTTCTTTCTATCTTAAGCTATTTTCATGTGAGCAAGTAAGTGGCGCATTATTTTCAGAGAATTTGCATTAGTAATGGGTCTTAATGGCACTATGATCGACAAAGAATTACCGGGTACGTTTGATCAATTAGAGGAGTATGGTGATCTTGGCAATATGACTATAGATATGAGTTGTGATGGCCAAGATATTCCTcttgtttctgaagaaaaaaGCAGGCTAGATTTACTTGAAGAAAGAACATCATATTGGTTTAAATAATTTGACGAAAAAATAGGTGCAGTCGAGGACAAGGCGTCTGATGCATCCTTGTTGAATTGTGAACCAATGCTGAAGTGACTGAATTGAAGGGGAAATTCAGTGACATGAAGACCATACTAACAGGCCATGCAAATATAATGTCATAGGAGATGACAAGCCTTCGAAAGTTAATAAGTGATGGTATGTTTGCATGGGAAAACATGAATGAATAAAGCTCTAATCGAGTCTCTGAGCCAAGAATTTATGTGGGTTACATAAATGCTAGAGAAGTTGAGAATTTATAGTATGACATTGAGGCATACTCTGAGGCGAATGAAACTGAGGAAGGACAAATGGTAACTCTCGCAGGCAATTACCAAGGTGATGATGCaggtttggtggagaactatgATGCAAGAAGATGAAGCTACTGATTATGCCAATCATATGTCTTGGAATGACATGAAAGAAGGAATGAGATGTCGGTTCTGGCCGAGCAATGGTGCTTGGTATGCAAGAGAAAGTTTGCGCACGCTAAAAATGACGGGTTGATTAAAGATATTATtgatggttgtagtaatgaggttcaaactctcggacttgtgaaggataatttttttagaaaataaatatatatacaaatattgacaaattggtagagaggtactgggactaggattccgccaaattcatttcttaaggttcaaataataattcttttatcaataatagctcgaaaaatatattaaatatatcgactctaatttattgccaagatagattctcaaaatattaggtgtaaatgttaagcatgggacatcaaatcatctaagctaagcatgacccatcaaatcaaatcacaactaattaatttaaatcataatttcaattaaaattaatgcaaaagtcatgaaaagaattaaatataattacccaagtgtgaaataaggcttcctccatcgccccattgttgggttctaactccgcatatcggaaacacgctcaaaggaatttttcattgctcaaaagaggtgtacaaatgatgaaatggagataataatgaaaatcgggtgtttgcaacgtttataattgttgcaaacaccgttacaaagaacgataaatggaaAGTGCTGTAGTAtacagaatactacgacccacagttGACAGTCGTTGTTGctgtagtatgaacgactgtctctggttgtctaatgttcttcgtgttcttgagttgcagcagcagaaatggtggctctgcaactcgatttttcttcactctgtatcctccaaagcttccccaaactctcgacaacctctttactaaacccaagggtccttttatacccaacaggcgcgtttaatctcgccataactcgagataatcttcattattgccgctgtccaaaaatagggaataatttccaaaaatagaagattcttacgtactcttgcttcctgcacactcccaattgccttatccacgcctcaacactcgtccaatgctagtagaactcctcca includes the following:
- the LOC113291545 gene encoding transcription factor bHLH27-like, whose protein sequence is MSERNRRKRLNNQLFTLRGLVPCITKMDKRSVLVDALAYLQDILNQTQKEIEAGVTEDPGHAIIDSAAMSPDSLTENVEIDHPPCHHLGVVLEKSVINADVEGQPQPIMSTALEPKTTPYSAVFPAITKMEAEKVDEEIYMLKIVYNKALGAMSQVQRSVEMLKGFDFINVSVSEYDQHHMQSSSFLRVKKIKGSLLVTDEENLIERVKVMAKQLGLNLPSADD